A part of Pristiophorus japonicus isolate sPriJap1 chromosome 15, sPriJap1.hap1, whole genome shotgun sequence genomic DNA contains:
- the snx8a gene encoding sorting nexin-8a: METEIKEGDVPPYYREVYEAICCKQENRVRRGVFHKLLNRTELPPVVQNQIAEIVESKEEPITKSALYRALVLIALAQQGKPPSAKLLENVMQEYPKPQLGDPGELESIRMQPPENPILLSRTLQELLHIDTVQVELIPEKKGLFLKHVEYEVSSQRFKSSVYRRYNDFVVFHEVLLQRFPYRMVPALPPKRMLRVDREFIESRRRALKRFVNLVARHPFFSEDELLQIFLCFSGPDVQNKIRESLRGVGDEFMTCGIAATAKELLPPDIQAQFGASRELIRNIYNSFHKLRDRAERMAYRSAENATDLLLFGKELSTLGSDTTPIPTWASAASNSWSTLKQALKGLSVEFALLADKAAQQGKREEEEVVEKLNLFLDLLQSYKDLCERHEKGVLHEHQRALQKYSSMKRQMMSVTVQSKEQISVEQLESRIVQQENTILTMELRNYFSLFCLHQETQLIHLYLHITSHVLTAFIDSQIQGHREMSEVWNDLKPKLGGLLPNGVPSPPLSPGNWQSPTSFFPQ; the protein is encoded by the exons ATTGCTGAGATCGTAGAATCCAAGGAGGAACCCATCACAAAGTCGgctctgtacagagctctggtgctGATCGCTCTGGCTCAGCAGGGGAAACCGCCTTCAGCCAAACTGTTGGAGAACGTCATGCAAG AATATCCGAAGCCTCAGCTGGGTGACCCGGGTGAGCTGGAGTCGATACGGATGCAACCTCCGGAGAATCCCATCCTCCTGTCACGGACCCTACAAGAACTGCTGCATATCGACACGGTGCAAGTGGAACTCATTCCGGAGAAGAAGGGTCTGTTCCTGAAACACGTGGAATATGAAGTTTCCAGCCAG CGATTCAAGTCATCGGTTTACCGAAGATACAATGATTTTGTGGTGTTTCACGAGGTGCTGCTCCAGCGGTTCCCATATCGGATGGTGCCGGCACTGCCACCAAAGAGGATGCTGAGAG ttgaCCGTGAGTTTATCGAGTCTCGGCGACGAGCTCTGAAACGTTTTGTTAACCTGGTGGCTCGTCACCCCTTCTTCTCCGAAGATGAGCTTCTGCAGATCTTCCTGTGCTTCAGTGGCCCT gacgTCCAGAATAAGATTCGGGAATCATTGCGAGGTGTGGGTGATGAGTTTATGACGTGTGGAATAGCAGCAACAGCCAAG GAACTTCTGCCTCCCGATATCCAGGCTCAGTTTGGTGCCAGCAGGGAGCTGATTCGTAACATTTACAACAGCTTCCACAAGCTGCGGGACCGGGCGGAGAGAATGGCGTACAGATCCGCCGAGAACGCCACTGACCTCCTCCTGTTTGGGAAGGAGCTGAG CACCCTGGGCTCTGACACAACACCGATCCCTACTTGGGCATCAGCGGCAAGCAACAGCTGGAGCACCCTGAAACAAGCCCTGAAAGGCTTATCCGTGGAGTTTGCATTACTCGCCGATAAAGCTGCTCAGCAG GGGAAgcgagaggaggaggaagtggtGGAAAAACTCAACCTCTTCCTGGATTTATTGCAGTCCTACAAG GACTTGTGCGAACGTCATGAGAAAGGTGTCCTTCATGAGCACCAGCGAGCGTTGCAGAAATACAGCTCTATGAAACGGCAGATGATGAGCGTGACGGTGCAAAGCAAGGAGCAGATTTCTGTGGAGCAACTGGAGTCCCGAATCGTGCAG CAAGAGAACACGATCCTGACCATGGAACTCCGGAACTACTTCTCGTTGTTCTGCCTGCACCAGGAGACTCAGCTCATCCACCTCTACCTGCACATCACCTCCCATGTGCTGACTGCCTTCATCGACTCCCAGATCCAGGGACACCGAGAG AtgagtgaagtgtggaatgactTAAAACCGAAGTTGGGAGGTCTCCTGCCCAACGGAGTGCCATCGCCCCCTCTGTCACCCGGGAATTGGCAGAGCCCAACCTCCTTCTTCCCACAATGA